One window of the Quadrisphaera setariae genome contains the following:
- a CDS encoding histidine kinase, giving the protein MRTSAPSAAAPSAAAGGAPPPSRAAQRWRRWGWLMAAVWLVFLLNPLLPALRNPDRASGAVSVVAVVAFAALYLWSLAFRDRQRDAHGWALEQEPRVAWTTFAALVVLSALSFVGAGLDGAATFVFLAVYAIFALPRVAGVVISLAIVVGCLLVPLVAPRLGDLDSIALSTALAGTTIFGVTATARRGRQLAVAQQDLARLAVVEERGRVARDLHDLLGHSLTVVTLKAQLASRLLEADGADSRARAAAEMAEVERLSRDALADVRAALAGYREASLGTELAGARQALAAAGVTAHLPATVDAELPAELREVFAWTVREGVTNVIRHARASTCWVELSPTELVVSDDGRGRAEQVAGGVGGSGLAGLAERARRAGARVSTGRSSAGGFRLAVTSGAAAEDDDGAVGARARGGRP; this is encoded by the coding sequence GTGAGGACGAGCGCGCCGTCGGCCGCAGCACCCTCTGCTGCGGCCGGTGGCGCGCCGCCGCCGTCGCGGGCCGCCCAGCGGTGGCGCCGCTGGGGCTGGCTCATGGCGGCGGTGTGGCTGGTGTTCCTGCTCAACCCCCTGCTGCCGGCCCTGCGCAACCCCGACCGCGCCTCCGGAGCGGTCTCGGTGGTGGCGGTCGTCGCGTTCGCCGCGCTGTACCTGTGGTCGCTCGCGTTCCGCGACCGCCAGCGCGACGCCCACGGGTGGGCGCTGGAGCAGGAGCCGCGGGTCGCGTGGACCACCTTCGCCGCTCTGGTGGTGCTGTCCGCCCTGTCCTTCGTGGGGGCCGGCCTCGACGGGGCCGCGACGTTCGTGTTCCTCGCCGTCTACGCGATCTTCGCCCTCCCCCGGGTGGCGGGGGTCGTCATCTCGCTGGCGATCGTCGTGGGCTGCCTGCTGGTCCCGCTCGTGGCCCCGCGGCTGGGTGACCTCGACTCCATCGCCCTGTCGACCGCGCTGGCAGGGACCACGATCTTCGGCGTGACCGCCACCGCGCGCCGCGGCCGCCAGCTGGCGGTGGCCCAGCAGGACCTCGCGCGCCTGGCCGTGGTGGAGGAGCGGGGCCGCGTGGCGCGGGACCTGCACGACCTGCTCGGTCACTCCCTCACGGTGGTGACCCTCAAGGCGCAGCTGGCGTCGCGGCTGCTGGAGGCGGACGGCGCCGACAGCCGGGCGCGCGCCGCCGCGGAGATGGCCGAGGTGGAGCGCCTCTCGCGCGACGCCCTCGCCGACGTCCGCGCCGCGCTGGCCGGGTACCGCGAGGCGAGCCTGGGGACGGAGCTCGCCGGGGCCCGCCAGGCCCTGGCCGCGGCGGGCGTCACCGCGCACCTGCCGGCCACGGTCGACGCGGAGCTGCCCGCCGAGCTGCGCGAGGTCTTCGCGTGGACGGTGCGGGAGGGCGTCACCAACGTGATCAGGCACGCGCGCGCGAGCACCTGCTGGGTGGAGCTGTCGCCCACGGAGCTGGTGGTCAGCGACGACGGCCGCGGCCGTGCCGAGCAGGTGGCCGGGGGTGTGGGTGGCAGCGGGCTGGCCGGTCTCGCCGAGCGCGCCCGCCGCGCGGGCGCGCGGGTGAGCACGGGCCGGTCCAGCGCCGGCGGCTTCCGCCTGGCGGTCACCTCCGGCGCCGCCGCTGAGGACGACGACGGCGCCGTCGGCGCCCGTGCCCGGGGAGGTCGCCCGTGA
- a CDS encoding MDR family MFS transporter produces the protein MRVSATSGGVGLRSERGPVLLGVMLSTALVAVDATVIATAVPSVVADLGGFSQFPWLFSAYLLAQAVTVPVFGKLADVFGRKPVMLVGIGLFLLGSVLCGAAWSMGSLIAFRAVQGLGAGAVQPMSMTIVGDVYSVAERAKVQGYIASVWGVSSVVGPTLGGVFSEYTSWRWIFFINIPLCLVAAAAIGWRFHERAQRRRVQVDVLGASVLTVALTLLVLGVLEGGQAWAWTSVPGVGVLGAGVLLLVVFVLVERRAADPVVPLHLLRRRLLVTTCAASACIGAVLLALTSYVPTFVQVSLGTGPLVAGFALAALTLGWPVSASQSGRVYLRVGMRTTAVAGAVVVLAGCLLLLPLGSSSSVLAVAGASFVIGLGMGLTAAPTLIAAQAAVGWGERGVVTGLNMFARSAGSAVGIAVFGAVVNASLGGRSADSGAVAPGELADAVHVVFLGVVALAVVLLLAVVLMPKDRPAPRSSDESDPDASAVAA, from the coding sequence GTGCGAGTGAGTGCGACGAGCGGGGGCGTCGGGCTGCGGTCCGAGCGCGGACCCGTCCTCCTGGGCGTGATGCTGTCCACGGCGCTGGTGGCCGTCGACGCCACCGTCATCGCCACCGCCGTCCCCTCGGTGGTGGCCGACCTGGGCGGCTTCTCGCAGTTCCCGTGGCTGTTCAGCGCCTACCTGCTGGCGCAGGCCGTGACCGTGCCGGTCTTCGGCAAGCTCGCCGACGTCTTCGGGCGCAAGCCCGTGATGCTGGTCGGCATCGGTCTGTTCCTGCTCGGCTCGGTGCTGTGCGGGGCCGCGTGGAGCATGGGGTCGCTCATCGCCTTCCGAGCCGTGCAGGGCCTGGGCGCCGGCGCGGTGCAGCCGATGTCCATGACCATCGTCGGAGACGTCTACTCCGTGGCCGAACGGGCGAAGGTCCAGGGCTACATCGCCAGCGTGTGGGGCGTCTCGTCCGTGGTGGGACCGACCCTGGGCGGGGTGTTCTCCGAGTACACGAGCTGGCGGTGGATCTTCTTCATCAACATCCCGCTGTGCCTGGTGGCCGCCGCGGCCATCGGCTGGCGCTTCCACGAGCGGGCGCAGCGGCGGCGGGTCCAGGTGGACGTCCTGGGCGCCTCGGTGCTGACGGTGGCGCTGACCCTGCTGGTGCTCGGCGTGCTCGAGGGGGGCCAGGCGTGGGCGTGGACCTCGGTGCCCGGGGTCGGCGTGCTCGGCGCCGGGGTGCTGCTGCTGGTCGTCTTCGTGCTCGTCGAGCGGCGCGCCGCGGACCCGGTGGTGCCGCTGCACCTGCTGCGCCGCCGCCTGCTGGTCACCACCTGCGCCGCCTCCGCGTGCATCGGCGCGGTGCTCCTGGCGCTCACCTCCTACGTCCCCACCTTCGTGCAGGTGTCGCTGGGCACCGGGCCGCTCGTGGCCGGCTTCGCCCTGGCCGCGCTGACGCTGGGGTGGCCGGTGTCGGCGTCGCAGTCCGGCAGGGTCTACCTGCGCGTCGGCATGCGCACCACCGCGGTGGCCGGGGCCGTGGTGGTGCTCGCGGGCTGCCTGCTCCTGCTGCCGCTGGGCTCCTCCTCCAGCGTGCTGGCCGTCGCCGGAGCCTCCTTCGTCATCGGCCTCGGCATGGGCCTGACCGCCGCCCCGACCCTCATCGCCGCGCAGGCCGCTGTGGGCTGGGGCGAGCGCGGCGTCGTGACGGGCCTCAACATGTTCGCCCGGTCCGCCGGCAGCGCGGTGGGCATCGCCGTGTTCGGCGCGGTGGTCAACGCGAGCCTCGGCGGTCGCTCCGCCGACTCCGGGGCGGTGGCTCCCGGGGAGCTGGCCGACGCCGTCCACGTGGTGTTCCTCGGCGTGGTGGCCCTCGCCGTGGTGCTGCTCCTCGCCGTCGTCCTCATGCCGAAGGACCGCCCCGCGCCGCGCAGCAGCGACGAGTCCGACCCGGACGCCTCGGCCGTCGCCGCCTGA
- a CDS encoding response regulator transcription factor, producing MTGLRLLLADDQALVRGALAALLQLESDLDVVAEVARGDEVVDAVREHRPDVALLDVEMPGLDGIAATAAVRAACPGTRVLVVTTFGRPGYLRRAMEAGASGFVVKDTPARELADAVRRVAAGLRVVDPALAAESLAAGTSPLTERETQVLRAARDGGTAGDLAAALHLSEGTVRNHLSSAIGKTGARTRAEAVRLAEQNGWLLG from the coding sequence GTGACCGGGCTGCGCCTCCTGCTGGCCGACGACCAGGCCCTGGTCCGCGGTGCGCTGGCCGCGCTGCTGCAGCTCGAGAGCGACCTCGACGTCGTCGCGGAGGTCGCCCGCGGCGACGAGGTGGTGGACGCCGTCCGCGAGCACCGGCCCGACGTCGCCCTGCTCGACGTGGAGATGCCCGGCCTGGACGGCATCGCCGCCACCGCCGCCGTGCGCGCCGCCTGCCCGGGCACGCGCGTGCTCGTCGTCACCACGTTCGGGCGGCCCGGCTACCTGCGCCGCGCGATGGAGGCGGGTGCGTCGGGCTTCGTCGTCAAGGACACCCCGGCCCGCGAGCTCGCCGACGCCGTGCGGCGCGTGGCCGCCGGCCTGCGCGTCGTGGACCCCGCGCTCGCGGCCGAGAGCCTGGCCGCGGGCACGAGCCCGCTCACCGAGCGGGAGACGCAGGTGCTGCGCGCCGCCCGTGACGGGGGCACCGCCGGCGACCTCGCCGCCGCGCTGCACCTCAGCGAGGGCACGGTGCGCAACCACCTCTCCTCGGCCATCGGCAAGACCGGCGCCCGCACCCGCGCCGAGGCCGTCCGGCTGGCCGAGCAGAACGGCTGGCTCCTGGGCTGA